In the genome of Paenibacillus pabuli, one region contains:
- a CDS encoding class I SAM-dependent methyltransferase has product MGNEQFEAARKAETGYHSNFYQNNELFASGTWMSRPMPMVMDMLDRLLTHKAELRVLDLGCGVGRHTIPIAQRLGQTNSEVIGVDLLDEAVDGLRKYAKEYQVDHIVQAEKADVEHYAVEPDHFDFIAACSCLEHVSTKQALVEAIERLQAGTRTGGIHCITMSTSVEEKEINTGREIEPLIELNLPTAEAIALLEKTYADWNILLQEHVTQTIEEEKYDEPTQFRCELLRFAAQKQ; this is encoded by the coding sequence ATGGGAAATGAACAATTTGAGGCTGCAAGGAAAGCAGAGACAGGTTACCATTCCAACTTCTATCAGAACAACGAATTATTCGCTTCCGGCACCTGGATGTCAAGGCCCATGCCTATGGTTATGGACATGCTGGATCGTTTGCTTACCCATAAGGCAGAACTGCGTGTTCTTGATTTGGGATGCGGTGTAGGCAGACATACGATACCGATTGCACAGCGTCTCGGGCAAACGAACAGTGAAGTTATTGGTGTGGATTTGCTGGATGAGGCTGTAGACGGACTTCGCAAATATGCGAAAGAATATCAGGTTGATCATATCGTGCAAGCAGAGAAAGCAGATGTTGAGCATTACGCTGTCGAGCCGGATCATTTTGATTTTATTGCTGCTTGTTCTTGCCTGGAACATGTTTCAACTAAACAAGCCTTAGTGGAAGCTATTGAACGTTTGCAAGCGGGAACCCGTACGGGCGGCATTCATTGTATAACCATGAGTACGAGTGTAGAGGAAAAGGAAATCAACACAGGCCGGGAGATTGAGCCATTGATTGAATTGAATTTGCCCACTGCGGAGGCTATCGCATTACTGGAGAAGACCTATGCGGATTGGAATATTCTTCTCCAGGAACATGTAACCCAGACGATCGAAGAGGAAAAATATGATGAACCGACACAGTTCCGTTGTGAACTGCTTCGTTTCGCTGCACAGAAGCAGTAG
- the rpiA gene encoding ribose-5-phosphate isomerase RpiA, giving the protein MNLKQIAAERAAEYVQDGMKVGLGTGSTAYYAICRIGERVREGLNIQAVATSEASDKLAKEWGIPIVPFDQIGRLDLTIDGADEVDPEFNLIKGGGGALLREKIVAANSDKLIIVADGSKAVQKLGKFPLPVEVVPFASEWTYQALEKLGCHPEWRMDGDQRYLTDNGNLIADCRLEVIEHAAELNVQLNMLPGVVDNGLFINMADTVILAKDDGNIDELHRS; this is encoded by the coding sequence ATGAATCTTAAACAGATAGCAGCTGAGCGCGCGGCAGAATATGTTCAAGATGGAATGAAGGTTGGATTGGGTACAGGGTCAACGGCGTATTACGCTATTTGTCGAATCGGTGAGCGGGTACGCGAAGGGTTGAACATTCAGGCAGTAGCTACTTCGGAAGCATCGGACAAGCTCGCCAAAGAGTGGGGAATTCCGATCGTTCCATTTGATCAAATTGGACGTCTGGATCTGACCATTGATGGTGCAGATGAAGTTGACCCCGAGTTTAACCTGATCAAAGGTGGCGGCGGTGCGCTTTTGCGTGAGAAAATTGTAGCTGCCAACAGTGACAAACTGATTATTGTAGCCGATGGCAGCAAAGCAGTTCAAAAGCTGGGGAAATTTCCGTTGCCGGTTGAGGTCGTTCCGTTTGCGTCAGAGTGGACCTACCAGGCACTGGAGAAACTCGGGTGTCATCCTGAATGGCGGATGGATGGGGATCAACGCTATCTTACGGATAATGGAAACCTCATTGCGGATTGCCGTTTGGAAGTCATAGAACATGCTGCGGAACTTAACGTTCAGTTAAATATGCTGCCAGGTGTTGTCGATAATGGACTGTTTATCAACATGGCCGATACCGTCATTCTTGCGAAGGATGATGGTAATATCGATGAGCTTCATCGTTCATGA
- a CDS encoding GNAT family N-acetyltransferase: MLIHLKSRIQEPEVQELLSYSVFPDPDHLNRALQQYVDKDELHLDGYEDEGQLIGLIGYENTGASEVTIHHIAVLPENRFKNYGRGMISQVLAKYNPDRLIAETDVEAVEFYRNTGFVVYSLGELYPGVERFRCVLEKDEGQDED; encoded by the coding sequence GTGTTAATTCATTTGAAATCACGCATACAGGAACCGGAAGTGCAGGAACTGTTGTCCTACTCGGTCTTTCCCGACCCGGATCATCTGAATCGTGCGTTACAACAATATGTTGACAAGGATGAGCTGCATTTGGACGGTTATGAAGACGAAGGCCAGCTAATCGGTCTGATTGGATATGAGAATACAGGAGCGAGTGAGGTTACCATTCATCATATCGCAGTTCTGCCGGAAAACCGTTTTAAAAATTATGGTCGGGGCATGATTTCACAAGTGCTGGCGAAATATAATCCCGACCGATTGATCGCGGAAACTGACGTGGAAGCGGTAGAGTTTTATCGAAATACGGGATTTGTGGTGTATAGCCTGGGTGAATTATATCCGGGTGTGGAGCGATTCCGTTGTGTACTGGAGAAAGACGAGGGGCAAGACGAAGACTAG
- a CDS encoding methyl-accepting chemotaxis protein: protein MSFFSKNLLLSFTNIIIIGVALIASSYYFQKTILVDQLHGQVEQITKKWAEDIDSADVQAAITEGSYDGKAQTKLRAYFDEMQQYYPNIAQAYIFGVELGGDNKRLTSLVAMPTNLKEAFQSENVNIGDMYEQPVVVANALKEMLNTDRPTFTTFYSDDFGTWTTIAYPIKDSNGKIYSYFAVDADASAVPAGLNKLLKNGIIILVAFLLLFLIIQYLVVKNTLSPIRHLIKGIDDVSRGNLNVNIPTGKDDLGIVNEKFNTMVRKINDTIVKVQITSQEVNESAKELYEVSERNSENADSINTNVTQITSNIRAQEQATRDSARAMSEMAIVIQTIASSSASVADEAYEMERRSQLGNSVVRQVSEQMNLITESVKNTASAIQVLESRSQEIGDILNIISGISSQTNLLALNASIEAARVGEEGRGFAVVAGEVRKLAEQSEQATSQVAVLIQEIQAEIRQAVRAMEQGTSEVDTGLSVADQTGQLFEEILEAAKKVSNQIQEVSSATEEISAGTEEMTATADDLSASVSKTADNSEQISSSVDEQKASLITLVDSSTRLNTMSEELQELISHFNVSKL, encoded by the coding sequence ATGTCTTTTTTCTCCAAAAATCTGTTACTTTCATTTACTAACATTATCATCATTGGCGTGGCACTTATTGCCAGCAGCTATTACTTTCAAAAAACAATCCTCGTAGATCAGCTACATGGTCAGGTGGAACAAATCACCAAAAAGTGGGCGGAAGACATTGATTCAGCTGATGTGCAGGCAGCTATTACAGAAGGAAGTTATGACGGAAAAGCACAAACCAAATTGCGTGCCTATTTTGATGAAATGCAGCAATATTACCCTAACATCGCACAAGCCTACATCTTTGGCGTTGAGCTCGGTGGAGATAACAAGCGTTTAACCTCCCTTGTAGCTATGCCTACCAATTTGAAAGAAGCCTTCCAGAGTGAAAATGTAAATATCGGCGACATGTATGAACAGCCTGTCGTTGTGGCAAATGCACTGAAAGAAATGTTGAATACCGATCGTCCGACGTTCACCACATTCTATTCCGACGATTTCGGAACCTGGACAACCATTGCTTATCCGATCAAAGATAGCAACGGCAAAATTTACTCTTACTTTGCAGTCGATGCAGACGCATCAGCAGTACCTGCCGGATTGAATAAATTGCTCAAGAACGGAATTATCATCCTGGTAGCGTTCTTGCTGTTGTTCCTGATTATCCAATATCTTGTTGTCAAAAATACACTTTCCCCTATCCGTCATCTGATCAAAGGGATTGATGACGTAAGTCGGGGTAATTTGAATGTCAACATTCCAACAGGCAAAGACGATCTTGGCATTGTGAATGAAAAGTTTAATACCATGGTTCGCAAAATTAACGATACCATCGTTAAAGTGCAAATCACTTCGCAAGAAGTTAACGAGTCTGCCAAGGAACTGTATGAAGTCTCCGAGAGAAACAGCGAGAATGCGGATTCCATTAATACCAACGTTACTCAGATCACATCCAACATTCGTGCCCAGGAACAGGCAACCCGGGACAGTGCCCGTGCTATGTCCGAGATGGCTATTGTCATTCAGACGATTGCCAGCAGTTCGGCGAGCGTAGCTGATGAGGCTTATGAGATGGAACGTCGATCCCAACTAGGAAACAGTGTGGTCCGTCAGGTATCCGAACAGATGAATCTGATTACAGAATCGGTTAAAAATACCGCCTCTGCGATTCAGGTCCTGGAGAGCCGCTCTCAGGAAATCGGCGATATTCTGAACATCATCTCAGGCATTTCCAGCCAGACAAACTTGCTTGCACTGAACGCATCCATTGAAGCAGCGCGTGTTGGTGAAGAAGGTCGAGGATTCGCGGTTGTGGCGGGTGAAGTACGCAAACTTGCTGAGCAGTCGGAACAAGCCACAAGCCAGGTTGCTGTACTGATCCAGGAGATTCAGGCCGAAATTAGACAAGCCGTTCGTGCAATGGAACAAGGAACGTCTGAAGTAGATACTGGACTCAGCGTGGCTGATCAAACGGGTCAACTGTTCGAAGAAATTCTGGAAGCAGCCAAGAAAGTATCGAATCAAATTCAGGAAGTATCCAGCGCTACAGAAGAAATTTCAGCAGGCACAGAAGAGATGACCGCGACTGCGGATGATTTGTCTGCAAGTGTGAGTAAAACTGCTGACAACAGCGAACAGATTTCTTCATCCGTTGATGAGCAAAAAGCTTCTCTGATTACACTAGTTGATTCCTCTACTCGTTTGAACACCATGTCTGAGGAA
- a CDS encoding BadF/BadG/BcrA/BcrD ATPase family protein produces MSTYVIGMDGGGSHTRVALADENGKVLSYVQKGGCNRYHDANAEQHVLEGIAEAIHGAGLEVKQVASIQAGMAGLDQPEDTVWAEALLARTGISGRISAVNDTHIAHTAAFGGEPGIVAIGGTGSLILGKTEQGTWLRNDQFGHYAPTAARFLAYDAVHSILAGRYSPHDHPWIERILDYWNVNSIPELAALGASGFAESRQAINRIFGQMAPLVTQAAAENIPLAVRVCDSAADTAVVGILILASCFKDQQVSITLTGSCLSTPYMVAAVQKGLDAAYRPGGQQIRYITSDMPAVGGALLDAYHLAGIQVPEGITSELQWELKRYAT; encoded by the coding sequence ATGAGTACATATGTGATTGGAATGGATGGCGGAGGAAGCCATACACGTGTAGCATTGGCTGATGAGAACGGAAAAGTTTTGTCATATGTGCAAAAAGGTGGTTGCAACCGCTATCATGATGCCAATGCAGAGCAGCACGTATTAGAGGGGATCGCTGAAGCCATTCATGGAGCAGGGTTAGAAGTGAAGCAGGTTGCTTCCATTCAGGCAGGGATGGCAGGGCTGGATCAGCCAGAGGATACAGTATGGGCTGAAGCTTTACTCGCCCGAACCGGCATATCGGGCAGAATCAGCGCGGTAAATGACACGCATATTGCACATACGGCAGCCTTTGGCGGTGAGCCGGGCATTGTAGCTATTGGGGGCACAGGCTCTCTGATTCTGGGTAAAACGGAACAAGGGACCTGGCTCCGCAATGACCAGTTCGGCCACTATGCACCAACAGCAGCTCGCTTTTTGGCTTATGATGCCGTGCATTCTATCCTTGCGGGACGTTATAGTCCACACGACCATCCCTGGATTGAGCGGATATTAGATTATTGGAATGTAAATTCGATTCCCGAGCTTGCTGCACTGGGCGCATCAGGTTTTGCTGAAAGCAGACAGGCGATCAATCGGATATTTGGTCAAATGGCTCCTTTGGTTACCCAAGCAGCCGCCGAGAATATTCCCCTTGCCGTCAGAGTATGTGATTCAGCAGCGGATACGGCTGTTGTGGGTATTCTCATACTTGCATCGTGTTTTAAAGATCAGCAGGTATCCATTACGCTTACAGGAAGTTGTCTGAGCACACCTTACATGGTAGCGGCCGTCCAAAAAGGGCTGGATGCAGCCTATAGACCCGGCGGACAACAGATTCGTTATATTACCAGCGATATGCCGGCAGTCGGAGGTGCGCTGCTGGATGCATATCATTTGGCAGGAATCCAGGTGCCTGAAGGTATCACGTCTGAACTCCAATGGGAACTGAAACGTTATGCGACTTGA
- a CDS encoding MarR family winged helix-turn-helix transcriptional regulator → MPNNEDNRELSLQLFVVLARAYNSVTSRSNRDIQSHGLNTTEFGVLDLLYHKGPQALQKIGEKVLMSSGNITYVVDKLQNKNLLIRRASKEDRRVIYAELTEEGRHLFTQIFPQHHQVIIDAVDGLEPSEKANAIRLLKKLGLAAEGKTDLR, encoded by the coding sequence ATGCCGAACAACGAGGACAATCGGGAACTGTCTTTGCAATTATTTGTGGTTCTCGCTCGCGCGTATAATTCCGTTACATCCAGGTCCAACCGGGATATCCAGAGTCATGGACTGAATACGACAGAATTCGGCGTGCTTGATTTGTTATACCATAAAGGGCCGCAGGCGTTGCAAAAGATTGGTGAAAAAGTATTAATGTCCAGCGGTAATATCACGTATGTTGTGGACAAGCTTCAAAACAAAAATCTGCTGATTCGTCGAGCGTCCAAGGAAGATCGGCGTGTCATATACGCTGAATTGACAGAGGAAGGAAGACATCTGTTTACACAAATCTTTCCTCAGCACCACCAGGTGATCATTGATGCGGTGGATGGACTGGAACCTTCGGAAAAGGCGAATGCTATTCGTTTACTAAAAAAGCTTGGACTCGCTGCAGAGGGGAAAACTGACTTGCGTTAA
- a CDS encoding cobalamin B12-binding domain-containing protein, whose amino-acid sequence MTHQQAGEQLLKKADDLADQITEKQYALQPDLMQRFGKSGRMRTKQDSLYSLNYLAESVLVKSPNLFTHYISWLKVLLAGYNVSTEDLAINLNLIKQAVEEEFDNPSKALLLEYLDRGIFRMEQAETLPGYINDSMPYGVAAKSYLHALLDSERKEAVRIIEAQLEGGATIRDLYRFIFQPVQYEIGLMWQHNDISVGQEHFCTAATQAIISRLYSRWMIHTDQEKKLVAACVGSEQHEIGLRLLTDVFEMEGWDTYYLGANVPNGSIIEAIERHQGDVVALSVTMTYHLHLAKELIQLIRQHPATAHVKIMVGGYPFNIDRELWRTIGADGYAPGAEEAVEVAEHLLTQPSSTPDMGMIRDRGVK is encoded by the coding sequence ATGACTCATCAGCAAGCTGGAGAGCAACTGCTGAAAAAGGCAGATGACCTAGCAGACCAAATAACAGAGAAGCAATATGCTTTGCAGCCGGACCTGATGCAGCGCTTTGGCAAAAGTGGACGAATGCGTACCAAACAGGATTCTTTATATAGTTTGAATTACCTGGCCGAAAGCGTGCTTGTGAAGAGTCCGAACCTATTTACCCACTATATATCCTGGCTCAAAGTCCTTTTGGCGGGTTATAACGTGTCGACCGAAGATCTCGCAATCAATCTGAATTTGATCAAACAGGCCGTTGAAGAAGAATTTGACAATCCATCCAAAGCGCTTTTGCTCGAATATTTGGACAGGGGTATCTTCAGAATGGAACAAGCCGAGACATTGCCGGGGTATATTAACGACTCCATGCCCTATGGAGTGGCTGCAAAATCATATCTTCACGCTTTGCTGGACAGTGAACGGAAAGAGGCTGTACGTATTATTGAAGCGCAATTGGAAGGCGGAGCCACCATTCGGGATTTGTATCGCTTTATTTTTCAGCCTGTTCAGTACGAGATTGGACTAATGTGGCAGCACAACGATATCAGTGTGGGACAGGAGCATTTTTGTACTGCAGCGACTCAGGCAATCATCTCCCGCCTGTATTCCCGCTGGATGATTCATACCGATCAAGAGAAAAAGTTGGTTGCAGCATGTGTAGGCAGCGAGCAGCATGAAATTGGGCTACGCCTGCTCACGGATGTGTTCGAGATGGAAGGATGGGACACATACTATCTGGGTGCCAATGTTCCGAATGGAAGCATCATTGAGGCGATTGAGCGGCATCAGGGAGATGTGGTCGCGCTCTCGGTTACGATGACGTATCATCTTCATCTTGCAAAAGAGCTTATCCAGTTGATTCGTCAGCATCCCGCAACAGCACACGTAAAAATTATGGTAGGGGGCTACCCTTTCAATATTGATCGAGAGTTATGGAGAACCATTGGGGCAGATGGTTATGCGCCAGGAGCGGAGGAAGCCGTTGAAGTCGCAGAGCATCTGCTGACACAGCCATCATCCACACCCGACATGGGCATGATTCGCGATAGAGGGGTGAAGTGA
- a CDS encoding MarR family winged helix-turn-helix transcriptional regulator translates to MNTPDAKSLVNRYLDASFLVTKRFDTQIRERLGQILTMDQFCSLRLINEKQSCTPSDLAELLCIGKSSITALVNKLVDRDLVHRAGDERDRRVVYLTLTETGSQVYRETEQEIQQILEPYLVHFTPEEVRNFIESFEKLAALLTHEGGQENE, encoded by the coding sequence ATGAACACACCGGATGCCAAAAGTTTGGTTAACCGCTATTTGGATGCTTCTTTCCTGGTAACCAAACGGTTTGATACCCAGATACGTGAACGCTTGGGACAGATTTTGACAATGGATCAGTTCTGTTCACTCCGACTCATTAATGAGAAGCAGTCATGTACGCCTTCTGATTTGGCAGAGCTTCTGTGCATAGGCAAGAGCAGCATTACTGCTTTGGTCAACAAGCTGGTGGATCGCGATCTGGTCCATCGGGCCGGAGATGAACGTGACCGCAGGGTCGTGTATTTGACTCTGACAGAGACCGGAAGCCAGGTGTACAGGGAGACAGAACAGGAAATACAGCAGATTCTGGAGCCGTATCTGGTTCATTTTACACCGGAAGAGGTTCGTAATTTCATTGAATCTTTTGAGAAGCTTGCAGCTTTGCTAACGCATGAAGGAGGACAGGAGAACGAATGA
- a CDS encoding ATP-binding protein — protein sequence MSKEHGEIESLRRTIEQLSDQIIRSKEQEERILNEFSEMNNELVTLQRMLAKNNASLEAAKNKALAADELKSSFIAVISHDFRTPLNGILGMAELMQRSALTGEQKNSVAVIQDAAKLLLNLIEDLLDLSKLEAGQMRLEIAELELKSIFDTIFRLLEPKVQHNGNQLSLDYDSRVSTVLKGDVTRITQVLINLIQNANKFTAQGSVRIRVTLAKECDATQYIRFEVEDTGIGIAEEDQKTLFQPYTQTERGRAREYEGTGLGLSICHSLVTLMKGQIGVQSQEGQGSTFWFELPLGKTDQDRSSPQADQILSQENQDQSDPTDKVSILLADDNVINRQVVIMQLKKLGITEVDPVSNGEEAVSAFLSKSYSLILMDNMMPIMDGLEATRKIRAMEEDEMRLSIPIIAMTGNVMDGDKDKCIEAGMNDFIGKPFTLEELNNVIQKWQHSFRSRDVLNMSIVNEIVDLSSEGDATLLGMLLNMYQSETPGKIEGLRRHIVSGNHVAAVEIAHDLKSASLSLGIDYLSTLFAQIEQFAKEGQSRKAEASLNALLPAYKEACSALERISNRQ from the coding sequence ATGTCTAAAGAACACGGAGAGATAGAATCGCTGCGCAGAACGATTGAGCAGTTATCGGATCAGATTATTCGTAGCAAGGAGCAGGAAGAGCGAATTCTGAATGAATTTTCAGAGATGAATAATGAACTAGTTACCCTGCAGCGGATGCTTGCCAAAAATAATGCCAGCCTTGAGGCGGCAAAAAACAAAGCTCTAGCTGCAGATGAGCTCAAAAGTTCGTTCATCGCCGTTATCAGTCACGACTTTCGAACACCATTAAACGGTATTCTGGGCATGGCTGAGCTAATGCAGCGATCTGCCCTGACGGGCGAGCAGAAAAATTCGGTAGCTGTCATTCAGGACGCTGCAAAACTGCTTCTTAACTTGATTGAGGATCTGCTGGATCTCTCCAAATTGGAGGCAGGGCAGATGCGACTTGAGATCGCCGAATTGGAGCTGAAGTCCATATTCGACACCATTTTCCGTTTGCTTGAGCCCAAGGTGCAACATAACGGAAATCAACTGTCATTAGATTATGATTCCCGGGTATCCACTGTACTTAAAGGGGACGTCACACGGATTACTCAGGTTTTGATTAATCTGATCCAGAATGCCAATAAATTTACTGCTCAAGGCTCTGTTCGGATTCGTGTTACACTGGCCAAAGAGTGTGACGCTACACAATATATAAGATTTGAAGTCGAGGATACGGGGATTGGAATTGCCGAGGAGGATCAGAAAACACTGTTTCAACCGTATACACAGACGGAGCGAGGACGAGCCAGGGAGTATGAGGGCACAGGTCTGGGTTTATCGATATGCCATTCTCTGGTTACCCTGATGAAAGGTCAAATTGGTGTACAGAGTCAGGAAGGGCAGGGTTCCACTTTCTGGTTCGAGCTTCCGCTTGGCAAAACAGATCAGGATCGATCTTCTCCCCAGGCTGACCAGATTCTCTCACAGGAAAATCAGGATCAGAGTGATCCCACCGATAAGGTATCGATTCTGCTGGCGGATGACAATGTGATTAATCGACAAGTTGTGATAATGCAACTCAAAAAGCTCGGCATTACCGAGGTGGACCCTGTCTCCAATGGGGAGGAGGCAGTCTCCGCTTTTCTAAGTAAATCATACAGCCTGATCCTGATGGATAACATGATGCCTATAATGGACGGGCTTGAGGCGACACGCAAAATCAGAGCCATGGAAGAGGATGAAATGCGTCTTTCTATTCCGATAATCGCCATGACAGGGAATGTGATGGATGGAGATAAGGATAAATGTATTGAAGCCGGAATGAATGACTTCATTGGTAAACCATTCACACTGGAAGAACTGAACAACGTCATTCAGAAGTGGCAGCACTCATTTCGATCCAGAGATGTGCTGAATATGAGCATTGTGAATGAAATCGTAGATTTAAGCAGTGAAGGTGATGCAACACTGCTTGGCATGTTACTGAATATGTATCAGAGTGAAACCCCAGGGAAAATTGAAGGGCTGCGGAGACATATCGTGTCAGGAAATCATGTCGCTGCCGTGGAGATTGCTCATGATCTGAAATCCGCCAGTCTCAGCCTGGGTATCGATTATTTATCTACGCTGTTCGCGCAAATTGAACAGTTTGCCAAGGAAGGTCAGTCCAGGAAGGCGGAGGCCTCACTGAATGCCTTGTTACCTGCGTACAAGGAAGCTTGCTCTGCGCTGGAAAGGATTAGTAACCGTCAATGA
- a CDS encoding alpha/beta hydrolase, whose amino-acid sequence MFVYGFAVLVLIVLALLWLGGLYFFKTAIRRAPKLFLVDNPNLMPEPDNEIISSASDLTWLHTQPTEDIYIESHDGLKLHGTWLPSRSGLQQPTVILAHGYSGKGMEMAGFARFYAEKWGYNVLMPDDRGHGQSEGNIIGFGWLDRKDYVRWVHWVLGKVGMETEIVLHGISMGGATVLMTGGEVLPDQVKAIVSDCAYTSVKEELTFQLKQLYKLPAFPFIPVTSLISKWKAGYFFEEASALNQLAKVQVPVLFIHGEADTFVPTEMVYRLYEACPTDKELLTIPHAGHGTAFQVDRTRYEEMLESFLTKNLSHSSAVPAFS is encoded by the coding sequence ATGTTCGTTTATGGATTTGCAGTTTTGGTGCTTATTGTACTTGCTTTGTTATGGTTAGGTGGACTGTATTTCTTCAAAACCGCCATTCGGCGTGCTCCAAAATTATTTCTGGTTGACAATCCGAATCTGATGCCCGAACCGGATAACGAGATTATCAGCAGTGCGTCTGACTTGACGTGGCTTCATACGCAGCCAACCGAAGATATATATATTGAATCACATGATGGATTAAAGCTGCATGGAACATGGCTTCCTTCCCGCAGCGGATTGCAGCAACCAACGGTTATCCTGGCCCATGGCTATTCTGGAAAAGGCATGGAGATGGCAGGTTTTGCCCGTTTCTATGCTGAGAAATGGGGCTACAATGTGCTGATGCCGGATGATCGGGGGCATGGTCAAAGTGAAGGCAACATCATCGGATTCGGCTGGCTGGATCGTAAAGACTATGTTCGATGGGTGCATTGGGTTCTGGGCAAGGTCGGTATGGAGACGGAGATCGTCTTGCATGGAATCTCGATGGGAGGGGCTACCGTATTGATGACAGGCGGTGAAGTTCTCCCTGATCAGGTGAAGGCCATCGTATCGGATTGTGCCTACACCTCGGTGAAGGAGGAGTTGACCTTCCAGCTCAAGCAGCTATACAAGTTGCCTGCCTTTCCGTTTATTCCCGTTACCAGTCTCATTTCGAAATGGAAGGCTGGTTACTTCTTTGAGGAGGCATCGGCACTGAATCAACTCGCCAAAGTTCAGGTTCCGGTTCTTTTTATTCACGGTGAGGCAGATACATTTGTACCGACGGAAATGGTTTACAGACTATATGAAGCGTGTCCAACAGACAAGGAACTGTTGACTATTCCCCATGCGGGTCATGGAACTGCATTTCAAGTGGATCGAACCCGATACGAGGAGATGCTTGAATCCTTTTTGACCAAGAACCTATCGCATTCTTCTGCAGTACCAGCATTCAGCTGA
- a CDS encoding GNAT family N-acetyltransferase translates to MNGKRGRFARMNENPLVDGEIVLRCVEKEYLTGLYELIYSEDVPEWKQWDAPYYALEHESYEDFERSMSRRLEATRSNADPDSIRIIELNGRIVGTISYYWEHRPSLWLEMGIVLYRSAQWGRGIGTRVLQMWSSHLFEQLPIVRVGLTTWSGNERMMRSASKAGLQVEGRMRKCRIVDGKHYDSIRMGMLREEWEQMRILAQVEM, encoded by the coding sequence ATGAACGGAAAGCGAGGTCGTTTTGCACGGATGAATGAAAACCCCTTAGTGGATGGTGAAATTGTTCTTCGTTGTGTGGAGAAAGAGTATCTTACGGGACTCTATGAATTAATCTACAGTGAAGACGTACCGGAATGGAAACAATGGGATGCGCCCTATTATGCCCTTGAACATGAGAGCTACGAAGACTTCGAGCGCAGCATGTCAAGAAGACTTGAAGCAACTCGGAGCAATGCTGACCCAGATTCCATTCGAATTATTGAGTTGAATGGCCGAATCGTCGGCACAATCAGCTATTATTGGGAACATCGCCCATCCCTGTGGCTGGAAATGGGAATAGTGCTATACCGCTCAGCTCAATGGGGGCGCGGAATCGGCACGCGAGTACTTCAGATGTGGTCCAGTCATTTATTCGAGCAATTGCCCATAGTCCGGGTTGGATTGACAACATGGTCAGGCAATGAACGAATGATGCGTTCAGCTTCGAAGGCGGGACTGCAGGTGGAAGGACGCATGCGCAAATGCCGCATCGTGGATGGCAAGCATTATGATTCAATACGTATGGGAATGCTGCGTGAAGAGTGGGAGCAGATGCGAATTTTGGCGCAGGTCGAAATGTAA